One Lucilia cuprina isolate Lc7/37 chromosome 4, ASM2204524v1, whole genome shotgun sequence DNA segment encodes these proteins:
- the LOC111690901 gene encoding pro-corazonin has product MLRIVILPLLIFLFSMACMGQTFQYSRGWTNGKRAGVATTLNNLLHNKEDDGMSELFEVQEANERRLERCLSQLQRFVRNPLLLHTTAALALNPAAPSSSQSSNSNNNMNNIPYGRNHQSNELFEELGAAGTIIDTNDYAKH; this is encoded by the exons ATGTTGCGTATTGTGATTTTGCCtttgttaattttcttgttCTCCATGGCATGTATGGGTCAAACATTTCAATATTCCAGAGGCTGGACTAATGGCAAACGGGCTGGTGTGGCTACAACATTAAATAATCTCTTGCACAACAAAGAAGATGATGGCATGTCCGAATTGTTTGAAGTACAGGAAGCCAATGAAAGAAGATTGGAAAG atgtCTATCACAACTCCAACGTTTCGTAAGAAATCCTTTACTTTTACACACAACTGCTGCATTGGCGTTAAATCCCGCCGCCCCATCATCTAGTCAAAgtagcaatagcaacaacaacatgaacAACATTCCATATGGCAGGAATCATCAATCAAATGAATTGTTTGAAGAACTTGGTGCCGCTGGCACAATAATCGATACAAATGATTATgcgaaacattaa
- the LOC111690898 gene encoding uncharacterized protein LOC111690898 codes for MNLHNPAFVLGLFTVWLSLMDFTMSFPALVMPRLHRSVEAELETNNKNMGFPQTDDDVLQLEQLREVHNDEMGNFNHQKKDELVADEVVPLAVQDSLPELEQQLESAKPDIPSTQGPAQVGVENVGETPEVPANEPKGMGAHRPPTLQIHDGGKVENNGDKPKAKCRLGGMHGAARLVYGQNPEVLPTTTASTTTSTTTTTTTTTPAPEANSAGSAEDETDDDEDDSDDGGNEDEKSSDTVDEAVEAPVEGPSENQTPPEGGEAPQEVPEAPENQELPEETPVTPAPAPPQLHPMRPIKSNKKTNKEEEPERQLIGDVIVDESALRKSAARRSVAHMTPKTAESLLRHGNGQYSSFDMAQYVFWTGDEAGVARAVEELIQQDLMTREDALKFLHEIRVGIEYLQKSYANRIFPEEIRHNTIKKSYIPQTLPTTTTTTSTTTTTVKPTLPYLNLEQNVDTDSINLAKTLDSISLWHKLQAMNNAEGRQDITEYESETRRPKITDCQHKEYNLEEIIYKLARIMFTESLAHGDEAQREIQKLMDFFEREHELGIIPLDLEQKVIHVLLQALSDTLTEKPELWPAAQYPYNRLLRSYAHMNYARPSPSNV; via the exons GATCCGTCGAAGCAGAATTGGAAACAAATAACAAGAATATGGGTTTTCCACAG ACTGATGATGATGTTTTACAATTGGAACAATTACGTGAAGTTCATAATGACGAGATGGGCAACTTTAATCATCAAAAGAAGGATGAATTAGTGGCTGATGAAGTGGTTCCTTTAGCTGTGCAAGATTCTTTACCCGAACTGGAACAACAGTTAGAATCAGCTAAACCAGATATACCAAGCACTCAAGGTCCTGCCCAGGTTGGTGTGGAAAATGTGGGTGAAACTCCGGAAGTACCGGCCAATGAGCCCAAAGGCATGGGTGCCCACCGTCCACCCACTTTACAGATACATGATGGCGGCAAAGTTGAAAATAATGGTGACAAACCCAAAGCAAAG TGCCGTTTGGGTGGTATGCATGGAGCCGCACGTTTAGTCTATGGCCAAAACCCCGAAGTTCTTCCCACAACTACTGCTTCCACCACAACATCTACTACAACCACCACTACCACAACAACACCAGCTCCTGAAGCAAATTCTGCCGGTTCGGCCGAAGATGAGACGGACGATGATGAGGATGACAGTGATGATGGTGGCAATGAAGATGAAAAATCTTCAGATACAGTAGATGAAGCCGTGGAAGCACCAGTAGAGGGACCATCTGAAAATCAAACTCCCCCTGAGGGCGGGGAGGCCCCTCAAGAAGTGCCAGAAGCACCTGAAAATCAAGAGTTACCCGAGGAAACTCCCGTTACACCAGCACCAGCTCCTCCACAACTACATCCCATGAGACCCATTAAATCCAATAAGAAAACTAATAAAGAGGAAGAACCCGAACGCCAGCTAATAGGTGATGTTATTGTAGATGAATCGGCTCTACGTAAATCAGCTGCTCGTCGTTCGGTTGCCCATATGACTCCCaag ACCGCTGAGAGTTTGTTGAGACATGGCAATGGTCAATATTCCTCATTCGATATGGCTCAATATGTTTTCTGGACAGGCGATGAGGCTGGTGTGGCAAGAGCAGTAGAAGAGTTAATACAACAggatttg ATGACTCGTGAAGATGCTCTGAAATTCTTGCATGAAATACGTGTCGGTATTGAGTATTTGCAAAAATCCTATGCAAATCGTATATTCCCCGAGGAAATCAGACACAATACCATTAAG AAAAGTTATATACCCCAGACATTGCCTACCACAACAACCACCACATCCACTACCACCACAACTGTTAAACCAACTTTACCTTATTTGAATTTGGAACAGAATGTCGATACCGACAGTATAAATCTTGCTAAAACATTGGACAGTATTTCTTTGTGGCACAAATTACAGGCCATGAATAATGCCGAAGGCAGACAAG ATATTACAGAATATGAAAGCGAAACTAGACGTCCGAAAATAACCGACTGTCAGCATAAGGAATATAATTTGGAGGAAATTATCTACAAATTAGCTCGG ataATGTTTACAGAATCTTTAGCTCATGGAGATGAAGCTCAAAGAGAGATACAAAAACTAATGGACTTCTTTGAAAGAGAACATGAATTGGGTATCATACCATTGGACTTAGAACAGAAAGTTATAC aTGTCCTGTTGCAAGCTTTATCTGATACTTTAACCGAAAAGCCTGAATTGTGGCCCGCAGCACAATATCCCTACAATCGGCTCTTGCGTTCATATGCTCATATGAATTATGCCCGACCCAGTCCCTCTAATGTTTAA
- the LOC111690897 gene encoding cyclic nucleotide-gated cation channel beta-1 — MENMGRLRRPATAGGNETQLLLKSSPNILENFPYEDFKSKLDRTQPKRMTSPPIRNHQMRRSKSPLFCDTLERHAFMQNVINTKPFHNYEARYSSPSQKEATVRKSLEEISKDIKEIEDFLTATENVLREEKELDKAEMKKKRSKVEGSPNKENKSPSPKSMSRKNSAKSINYKINSFRNRKKKPGSPRFINSRLYFRNGRIGCLEAENAASNVESTHALVKHILKYENEKPLVSPESVRRVLSAAAPSPPPLAEVRPRRVSTASTAPCTLPGQIIEDLKRQDEESFEMQPSQDVITKATGKVLLDLEDSGVQNSPQTESFGSSNQPLVDEDEQDVQICYDEMPEIPNEEQNMGALMDSEVDRVDADAPVNVSINRLSSAGSLDSQDEQFLRDQVRHLVRRFTARANKMKTRLEMPPTPSSSASSPSPPPPPLNNKRNLINRNVQSPGKRSAIITPQQSPNKKPLFVADTPRSNVWLCSSLCSSNDNQKTLDPQGKMYISWLCVVSISFLYNAWVIPLRSTFPFQTPENTNMWLIMDFCADIVYLVDVVFFKHRIMYLFEGFWVKDKNLTRKNYMRKLQFKLDLLSLLPLELLYFKYGTKAVYLRFPRFLKIQSFWEFFKLLDRVISSPHIVRIAKTLLYMLYMIHLTATLYYAYSDYQGLGVNRWVFSGKGHPYVRCFAFATKTATSIGKNPKPEREGEYVFMTAAWLMGVFVFALLIGQIRDIISTATRTKNEYRQLEDETLEYMRRLNLPQDVQKRVKMWFKFTWDQQRTLDESNILDSLPINLKTDIAISVHIQTLSKVQLFADCEEALLRDLVLKLRAVTFLPGDYVCRKGEVGREMYIIKLGQVQVMGGPNSDTVLATLSEGSVFGEISLLGINGADRRTADVRSKGYANLFVLSKSDLNEVIAYYPNAQAILKKRARALMRKNAAREKEERARSSEQADVVIGNPKTPENPPKLLQTVIQALPYESPAVMLITRGSKRMRKKRHSMKMETIEDREVEEINEGLHLKARDSFMLHRDSKAYSPDLLSSIQRELENKNQFINLTDSEKALIISTSSTDSVTVEDIEEYGK; from the exons atggaaaatatgggTCGTTTACGTAGG ccGGCCACAGCTGGTGGTAATGAAACACAACTATTGCTAAAATCATCACCGaatatattggaaaattttccCTACGAAGATTTTAAATCGAAATTAGATCGCACACAACCGAAACGTATGACCTCACCGCCCATACGCAACCATCAAATGCGACGTTCGAAGTCACCGTTATTCTGTGATACTTTAGAGCGTCATGCCTTTATGCAGAATGTTATCAACACAAAACCCTTTCACAACTATGAGGCTCGCTATTCATCGCCCAGCCAAAAGGAGGCCACCGTTAGGAAAAGTTTAGAGGAAATTTCCAAAGATATAAAGGAAATAGAAGATTTTCTAACGGCCACGGAAAATGTGTTGCGTGAAGAGAAGGAACTAGATAAAGCagaaatgaaaaagaaacgCTCCAAAGTTGAGGGTAGTCCGAATAAGGAGAATAAGTCTCCTTCTCCTAAAAGCATGTCACGCAAGAATTCTGCCAAAAGCATTAACTATAAAATCAATTCTTTCCGCAATCGCAAAAAGAAACCAGGCTCTCCCAGATTCATTAATTCACGTTTGTATTTTCGTAATGGCCGCATAGGTTGTTTGGAGGCAGAAAATGCTGCCTCAAATGTGGAAAGTACTCATGCTTtggttaaacatattttaaaatatgaaaatgagAAACCTCTAGTAAGTCCAGAAAGTGTGAGAAGGGTTTTAAGCGCTGCTGCACCATCACCACCTCCATTGGCAGAGGTTAGGCCTAGAAGGGTTTCAACTGCTAGCACAGCACCCTGTACTTTACCGGGTCAAATTATCGAAGATTTGAAACGACAAGATGAGGAATCATTTGAAATGCAACCCTCACAAGACGTTATTACCAAAGCTACGGGAAAGGTATTACTAGACTTAGAAGATTCTGGTGTGCAAAACTCTCCGCAAACCGAAAGTTTTGGTTCTAGTAATCAACCCTTGGTAGATGAGGATGAACAAGATGTACAGATCTGTTACGATGAAATGCCCGAAATACCCAATGAAGAACAAAATATGGGAGCACTTATGGATAGTGAGGTAGATCGTGTGGATGCTGATGCGCCTGTTAATGTAAGCATTAATCGTTTGTCTAGTGCCGGTAGTTTAGATTCGCAGGATGAGCAGTTTTTAAGAGATCAAGTTAGACATTTGGTAAGACGTTTTACAGCTAGAgccaataaaatgaaaacacgTTTAGAAATGCCGCCCACACCCAGCAGTAGTGCTTCTTCACCCTCACCGCCACCACCACCTTTAAATAACAAACGCAATTTAATCAACCGTAATGTCCAGTCACCAGGCAAAAGATCTGCTATAATAACTCCCCAACAATCCCCCAATAAAAAACCTTTATTTGTGGCTGATACACCTCGTTCCAATGTTTGGCTTTGTTCTAGTCTCTGCAGCAGCAATGACAATCAAAAGACCTTAGATCCTCAGGGTAAAATGTATATATCCTGGTTGTGTGTGGTCTCCATATCGTTTCTCTATAATGCCTGGGTTATACCCTTGAGATCAACATTTCCCTTTCAAACACCCGAAAATACAAATATGTGGTTGATAATGGATTTCTGTGCTGATATAGTATATCTTGTGGATGTGGTGTTTTTCAAACATCGTATAatgtatttgtttgagggtTTTTGGGTCAAGGATAAAAATCTCACTCGGAAAAATTATATGCGAAAGCTGCAGTTCAAG TTGGATCTTTTATCATTGCTGCCCTTGGAGTtgttatatttcaaatatggCACTAAGGCCGTATATTTAAGATTTCCTCGCTTCCTAAAGATACAaagtttttgggaattttttaaacttttggatCGTGTTATATCTTCACCACATATT GTTCGTATCGCAAAAACTCTACTTTATATGCTGTACATGATTCATTTGACTGCAACACTATATTACGCTTATAGTGATTATCAAG GTCTGGGCGTAAATCGTTGGGTTTTTAGCGGCAAAGGACATCCCTATGTCAGATGTTTTGCATTTGCTACAAAAACGGCAACGTCTATAG GTAAGAATCCCAAACCGGAACGAGAAGGAGAATATGTTTTCATGACCGCTGCCTGGTTAATGGGCGTTTTCGTATTCGCCTTATTGATCGGTCAAATACGTGACATTATATCCACGGCCACTAGAACTAAAAATGAATACCGGCAACTAGAAGATGAGACCTTAGAATACATGAGACGTTTAAATCTTCCCCAAGATGTGCAGAAGCGAGTAAAAATGTGGTTTAAATTTACCTGGGATCAGCAGCGTACCTTAGACGAATCAAATATATTAGACTCTTTGCCGATTAATCTTAAAACTGATATAGCCATATCGGTACACATACAAACCCTGTCAAAAGTGCAACTATTTGCCGATTGTGAAGAAGCTTTACTCAGAGATTTGGTATTAAAATTGAGAGCTGTTACCTTTCTACCCGGTGACTATGTGTGTCGTAAAGGTGAGGTGGGTCGTGagatgtatattataaaattaggaCAAGTTCAAGTAATGGGAGGACCGAACAGTGATACTGTCTTAGCTACTCTCTCGGAGGGTTCAGTATTTGGTGAAATCAGTTTGTTGGGTATAAATGGTGCCGATCGGCGAACTGCAGATGTACGTTCCAAGGGTTATGCTAATCTGTTTGTCTTGTCAAAAAGTGATCTTAATGAAGTCATCGCCTACTATCCTAATGCACAGGCTATATTGAAGAAGCGAGCACGAGCTTTAATGCGCAAAAATGCCGCCCGTGAAAAAGAAGAAAGAGCCCGTAGTTCCGAACAAGCAGATGTGGTTATTGGTAATCCTAAGACCCCTGAAAATCCTCCCAAACTTTTACAAACTGTTATACAAGCTTTACCCTATGAATCACCTGCTGTAATGCTTATAACACGTGGCTCAAAACGTATGCGCAAAAAGCGTCACTCTATGAAAATGGAAACTATAGAAGATCGTGAAGTGGAGGAAATAAATGAGGGTCTTCATCTTAAAGCCAGAGATAGTTTTATGTTACATCGTGACTCAAAAGCCTATTCACCCGATTTGCTGTCATCGATACAACGCGAGTTGgagaataaaaatcaatttataaatttaaccgATTCAGAAAAAGCTTTGATTATTTCCACATCCAGTACAGATTCCGTAACAGTTGAAGATATTGAAGAATATGGAAAGTAA